The Aurantiacibacter gangjinensis genome includes a region encoding these proteins:
- a CDS encoding carboxypeptidase-like regulatory domain-containing protein: MTTRLALILAAAALVPTAAHAGELSGTVRDASARPVAGAQVVIPGLGLATTTAEDGTYRFDDVVEGEHRVGVELGEGNRQFASASVPAEGEATRNFFLYSARSVAVAETGMNPVEAMLLETLAARAWDEAREVAANEETGEAVSWRWRDLDG, translated from the coding sequence ATGACCACGCGCCTCGCTCTTATCCTTGCCGCCGCTGCCCTTGTTCCGACTGCCGCCCATGCAGGCGAGCTATCCGGCACCGTGCGCGATGCGAGCGCGCGGCCCGTTGCCGGGGCGCAAGTCGTCATTCCGGGGCTGGGTCTCGCCACCACGACGGCGGAGGATGGCACCTATCGTTTCGACGATGTGGTCGAGGGCGAGCATCGCGTGGGCGTGGAACTGGGCGAGGGCAACCGCCAGTTCGCCAGCGCTAGCGTGCCTGCCGAAGGTGAGGCCACGCGCAACTTCTTTCTCTACAGCGCCCGCAGCGTCGCCGTGGCCGAAACGGGCATGAACCCGGTCGAAGCCATGCTGTTGGAAACGCTTGCCGCACGGGCCTGGGACGAGGCCCGCGAAGTCGCCGCGAACGAGGAAACCGGCGAAGCCGTCAGCTGGCGCTGGCGCGATCTGGACGGCTGA
- a CDS encoding retropepsin-like aspartic protease family protein: MDAAPIFDQFAHSVSEIPQSGLLMAAIAAMVLGLFGSLLLRPLPALGKTMRVASTLLLVAVLGLIVLQLSRNDPRFSMAVPALGYPEQVVEGGETRVQMARDGHFWLEAEVNGHRANFMVDTGATLTAVSQTTAEAAGLEARSGGLPIMLRTANGTVSAQSASIDELRFGNVAARGLDAVIAPGLGDTNVIGMNLLSRLASVRIEQGELILVPNNPQPPLPPAE; this comes from the coding sequence ATGGACGCCGCGCCCATCTTCGACCAGTTCGCCCATTCGGTCAGCGAGATACCGCAATCCGGCCTGTTGATGGCCGCCATCGCCGCGATGGTGCTGGGCCTGTTTGGTTCACTGCTTCTGCGTCCTTTACCGGCCCTGGGGAAGACCATGCGCGTGGCCAGCACCCTGCTGCTGGTCGCCGTGCTCGGGCTGATTGTGCTGCAACTCTCGCGCAATGATCCGCGCTTCTCCATGGCGGTGCCTGCGCTGGGCTATCCCGAACAGGTGGTGGAAGGCGGCGAGACACGGGTGCAGATGGCGCGCGACGGGCATTTCTGGCTGGAGGCCGAAGTGAACGGCCACCGCGCCAATTTCATGGTCGATACCGGCGCGACGCTGACGGCCGTTTCGCAAACGACGGCAGAAGCGGCGGGACTGGAGGCGCGCAGCGGCGGCCTGCCGATCATGCTGCGCACGGCAAACGGTACGGTTAGCGCCCAAAGCGCCAGCATCGATGAATTGCGCTTCGGCAATGTCGCGGCGCGCGGGCTGGACGCGGTAATCGCGCCGGGTCTGGGCGACACCAATGTCATCGGTATGAACCTGCTGTCCCGCCTTGCCTCGGTGCGGATCGAGCAGGGCGAGCTGATCCTCGTGCCCAACAATCCCCAGCCGCCGCTGCCTCCCGCCGAGTAA
- a CDS encoding DUF5996 family protein, producing the protein MMESWPSLDYAADKGSYESCHFALQLIGKLPTRLVPWINHGWHLSLQVTPRGYATDMLPGGSARSFHVSLDVIDMAIRVTCASGRQWDVALAGKTIADLHRDLKAALEEAGHPAPLYGAPNEMAERIPFAEDNRPREWDGDALCRLHGAFTCADRVFNRFRSLYFGKTSPSHLFWGSFDLAITRFSGREAPTHPGGIPNLPDYVTREAYSHEVISAGLWPGGGGVDEAAFYAYAYPAPDGLRDQAISPDAAWWHSDLGEWVLTYADVASADDPDALLMAFLQSTYDAAAKALDWPEGLTAPEPVVGRPARIV; encoded by the coding sequence ATGATGGAGAGCTGGCCCAGCCTCGATTACGCCGCCGACAAGGGCAGCTATGAAAGCTGCCACTTCGCCCTGCAGCTGATCGGCAAGCTGCCCACCCGCCTTGTGCCGTGGATCAACCATGGCTGGCATCTTTCGCTGCAAGTCACCCCGCGCGGTTATGCGACCGACATGCTGCCCGGCGGCTCGGCGCGCAGCTTCCATGTCAGCCTCGATGTGATCGACATGGCCATCCGCGTGACCTGCGCCAGCGGCCGGCAATGGGACGTAGCGCTTGCGGGCAAGACAATTGCGGACCTGCACCGCGATCTGAAAGCGGCTTTGGAAGAGGCGGGACATCCCGCGCCGCTATATGGCGCGCCCAACGAGATGGCCGAGCGCATTCCCTTTGCCGAGGATAACCGCCCTCGCGAATGGGATGGCGATGCCCTGTGCCGCCTGCACGGTGCCTTCACCTGCGCGGACAGGGTCTTCAACCGCTTCCGCTCGCTCTATTTCGGCAAGACTTCGCCCAGCCATCTGTTCTGGGGCAGCTTCGACCTAGCCATAACGCGCTTTTCGGGCCGCGAGGCACCGACCCATCCCGGCGGCATTCCCAACCTGCCCGATTACGTGACGCGCGAGGCCTATAGCCACGAAGTCATCAGTGCGGGCTTGTGGCCCGGCGGCGGCGGCGTAGATGAGGCGGCCTTCTACGCCTACGCCTATCCCGCGCCGGACGGGCTGCGCGACCAAGCCATCTCGCCCGATGCCGCATGGTGGCACAGCGATCTGGGCGAATGGGTGCTGACCTATGCCGATGTCGCCAGCGCCGACGATCCCGATGCGCTGCTGATGGCGTTTCTCCAGTCGACCTATGATGCCGCGGCCAAGGCGCTGGACTGGCCCGAAGGGCTGACCGCGCCCGAACCGGTCGTCGGCAGGCCCGCACGCATTGTCTGA
- a CDS encoding DNA topoisomerase IB: MASRPSQLIYVDDDLPGITRKRAGKGWAYYDAQGALITDRAEKKRLNAIALPPAYTDAWFCPAHNGHILATGYDAAGRKQYRYHPEFRAWRESEKFDGCVAFGKMLPLVRKRYQQDMRSPKLGRDRAVAAVVKLLDLGAVRVGNTQYAKKNRSYGATTLQHRHAEVTGKTLRLRYTAKGGKKRDVKLSDSSLARVVRRMQDLNGQELFAWAGDDGEPCDVNSGHVNEYLREVMGENFSAKNFRTWHASVMAFRLLGEATEKLSIKAVLSQVAEHLGNTMAVTRKSYVHPAVIDLIGRQEEWRATLRLPRATAYANQWERGLLEHLETAPAAQELLAA; encoded by the coding sequence ATGGCGTCGCGTCCCTCCCAGCTGATTTATGTCGATGATGACCTGCCCGGCATCACTCGCAAGCGTGCAGGCAAGGGCTGGGCTTATTACGATGCGCAAGGCGCGCTCATCACCGACAGGGCGGAGAAGAAGCGGCTCAACGCGATTGCCTTGCCGCCCGCCTATACCGATGCGTGGTTCTGCCCTGCGCATAACGGCCATATCCTCGCCACCGGCTATGACGCGGCGGGCCGCAAGCAATATCGCTACCATCCCGAATTTCGCGCCTGGCGCGAGAGCGAGAAGTTCGATGGCTGCGTGGCCTTCGGCAAGATGCTGCCGCTGGTGCGTAAGCGTTACCAGCAGGACATGCGATCGCCCAAGCTGGGCCGCGATCGCGCGGTGGCGGCGGTCGTCAAGCTGCTGGACCTTGGCGCGGTGCGCGTGGGTAATACGCAATATGCGAAGAAGAACCGCAGCTATGGCGCCACCACGCTGCAGCATCGCCATGCCGAGGTGACGGGCAAGACGCTGCGCCTGCGCTACACCGCGAAGGGCGGCAAGAAGCGCGACGTGAAACTCTCCGACAGCTCGCTGGCGCGCGTGGTGCGCCGGATGCAGGATCTCAACGGACAGGAACTGTTCGCCTGGGCGGGTGACGACGGCGAGCCATGCGATGTCAACTCCGGCCATGTGAACGAATATCTGCGCGAAGTAATGGGCGAGAATTTCAGCGCCAAGAATTTCCGCACCTGGCATGCCAGTGTCATGGCCTTTCGCCTGCTGGGCGAGGCGACCGAAAAGCTCTCCATCAAGGCGGTGCTCAGCCAGGTGGCGGAGCATCTGGGCAACACCATGGCGGTAACGCGCAAAAGCTATGTCCACCCGGCGGTGATCGACCTGATCGGCCGGCAGGAAGAATGGCGCGCAACCCTGCGCCTGCCGCGCGCCACGGCCTATGCCAATCAGTGGGAGCGCGGGCTGCTGGAACATCTGGAAACGGCCCCGGCTGCGCAGGAATTGCTGGCCGCGTAA
- a CDS encoding TlyA family RNA methyltransferase, whose translation MSERKPSRRRIDQLLVERGEAESRTRAQALVMAGVVFAGPPGKLQRIGKSGQQIAENWAIEVRGRDHPWVGRGGVKLDHAIRHFGLDASGAVAMDIGSSTGGFTEVLLHHGAAHVFAVDVGTNQLAWKLRQDDRITVLEQTNARALTPALIDRPCDWVVCDASFIGLAKVLEVPLALAAPQARVVALIKPQFEVAKHEVGKGGIVRDETLRRRVCDEVTGWLDESGWRVDGLTESPITGTEGNVEFLVHATRGMA comes from the coding sequence ATGTCGGAGCGCAAGCCATCTCGTAGACGGATCGACCAATTGCTTGTCGAACGCGGCGAGGCGGAAAGCCGCACGCGCGCGCAGGCGCTGGTGATGGCGGGGGTAGTGTTTGCAGGGCCGCCGGGCAAGCTGCAACGCATCGGCAAGTCCGGCCAGCAAATTGCTGAGAACTGGGCGATAGAAGTGCGCGGGCGCGACCATCCCTGGGTGGGGCGCGGCGGCGTGAAGCTGGACCATGCAATCAGGCATTTCGGCCTGGATGCGAGCGGCGCGGTGGCGATGGATATCGGCAGCTCGACAGGCGGCTTTACTGAAGTGCTGCTGCATCACGGCGCTGCGCATGTCTTCGCAGTGGATGTCGGCACCAACCAGCTGGCGTGGAAGCTGCGGCAGGACGACCGCATCACCGTGCTTGAGCAGACCAATGCCCGCGCTCTCACGCCTGCGCTGATCGACCGGCCATGCGATTGGGTGGTGTGCGATGCGAGCTTCATCGGCCTTGCCAAGGTGCTGGAAGTGCCGCTGGCGCTAGCCGCCCCGCAGGCGCGAGTGGTGGCGCTGATCAAGCCGCAATTCGAAGTCGCCAAGCACGAGGTGGGCAAGGGCGGCATCGTGCGCGACGAGACACTGCGCCGCCGCGTATGCGATGAGGTGACCGGCTGGCTGGACGAAAGCGGCTGGCGGGTCGACGGCCTTACCGAAAGCCCGATTACCGGCACGGAAGGCAATGTCGAATTCCTCGTCCACGCGACGCGCGGCATGGCCTGA
- a CDS encoding lipopolysaccharide biosynthesis protein, with product MLRRALTNTGWLMGARLINAVLSLVYLALATRELGPERFGIFVIAFTFAQLVVGFCSFQTWQAIIRWGQGEDDRKTATGFALALDSLTIVAGAILSALILFNFGELLLLPEKMIVPTYLFTLASLLAIRSTPTGLLRLHDRYGRAAIADATTSIVRVVGAVVVIFVKPSIQSFLIVWGTAEVATAALYWWLAARTEPIHWRRFSLTRLPRDLRAKGEKSWSFVAGTSLTGMLSIASRQLLVLLTGVLGGAALAGIYRVANQLGDGLLKLSQALLRAVYPELVRNPDAAKVLTTKLMRIAAVTGLVVVAAGLVAGQWIITAIAGREYLAAFIPMIVLAAAASIELVGASLEALLVARGKAITNFLLRGIPLAAGLIALPWLIDWFGATGAALVVLSTSILSVTGFLIASRCAERAAAARLAEEG from the coding sequence ATGCTGAGGCGCGCGCTGACCAATACCGGATGGCTGATGGGTGCGCGCCTCATCAATGCCGTGCTCAGCCTCGTCTATCTGGCGCTAGCGACCCGTGAATTGGGGCCGGAGCGCTTCGGCATATTCGTAATCGCCTTCACCTTTGCGCAGCTGGTGGTGGGCTTTTGCAGCTTCCAGACCTGGCAGGCCATCATCCGCTGGGGGCAGGGCGAGGATGACCGCAAGACCGCGACCGGCTTCGCGCTCGCGCTGGACAGTCTTACCATAGTGGCAGGCGCAATTCTTTCGGCGCTCATCCTGTTCAATTTCGGCGAGCTTCTGCTGCTGCCCGAAAAGATGATCGTGCCGACCTATCTCTTTACGCTCGCTTCGTTGCTTGCAATCCGCTCGACGCCGACGGGCCTCCTGCGTCTGCACGACAGGTATGGCCGCGCGGCTATTGCCGATGCGACGACCAGCATCGTGCGCGTGGTGGGCGCGGTGGTCGTGATTTTCGTAAAGCCCAGCATTCAGAGCTTCCTTATCGTCTGGGGCACGGCGGAGGTAGCCACGGCAGCCCTCTATTGGTGGCTTGCCGCGCGGACGGAGCCGATCCATTGGCGCCGTTTCAGCCTCACCCGCTTGCCGCGCGACCTAAGGGCGAAGGGCGAGAAATCATGGAGCTTCGTCGCCGGCACCAGCCTGACCGGAATGCTCTCCATCGCCAGTCGACAGCTGCTCGTGCTGCTGACAGGCGTGCTGGGCGGGGCGGCGCTGGCGGGTATCTACCGCGTGGCGAACCAGCTGGGTGACGGGCTGCTGAAACTTTCACAGGCGCTGCTCAGAGCAGTCTATCCCGAACTGGTGCGCAATCCCGACGCGGCGAAAGTGCTAACGACCAAGCTGATGCGCATCGCTGCCGTCACCGGCTTGGTGGTGGTCGCCGCTGGCCTGGTGGCGGGCCAATGGATCATCACCGCTATCGCAGGGCGCGAATATCTCGCCGCGTTCATCCCGATGATCGTGCTGGCAGCAGCGGCTTCCATCGAACTGGTGGGCGCGAGCCTGGAGGCTTTGCTGGTGGCGCGCGGCAAGGCGATCACCAATTTCCTGCTGCGCGGCATCCCGCTGGCTGCGGGCCTCATCGCCCTGCCATGGCTGATCGACTGGTTCGGCGCGACGGGCGCGGCGCTGGTGGTGCTGAGCACGAGCATTCTTAGTGTGACCGGCTTCCTCATAGCCTCGCGCTGCGCGGAGCGGGCGGCGGCAGCGAGGTTAGCGGAGGAAGGCTAG
- a CDS encoding TspO/MBR family protein, whose product MNRLASPGQLRASLLRWSLFIIPAVMLLGFLSGTVGGDANSAWFQSLEKPAIYPPPATFGIVWSILYFMMGLAFAMVCAAWGSPYRGLAIIVFVTQFLMNLAWTPVFFGAQMIENALYVIIGLALALVVTTYLFFRVRKWAGILMLPYLAWVLFAAVLNWQFLQLNPDADGMDRSGAQQRIEL is encoded by the coding sequence ATGAACCGCCTTGCCAGCCCCGGACAATTGCGCGCGAGCCTGCTGCGCTGGTCGCTCTTCATCATACCCGCGGTGATGCTGCTGGGCTTCCTGTCGGGCACGGTGGGCGGCGATGCGAATAGCGCGTGGTTCCAGTCGCTGGAAAAGCCCGCCATCTATCCGCCACCCGCGACATTCGGCATCGTGTGGAGCATCCTTTATTTCATGATGGGCCTGGCCTTCGCGATGGTCTGCGCGGCCTGGGGATCTCCTTATCGCGGGCTCGCCATCATCGTTTTCGTCACGCAATTCCTGATGAATCTCGCTTGGACGCCTGTCTTCTTCGGCGCGCAGATGATCGAGAATGCGCTGTATGTGATCATCGGCCTGGCGCTTGCGCTGGTGGTGACGACGTACCTCTTCTTTCGCGTGCGCAAATGGGCCGGCATCCTGATGCTGCCCTATCTCGCATGGGTGCTGTTCGCCGCGGTGCTCAACTGGCAATTCCTGCAGCTCAATCCGGATGCCGACGGAATGGACCGCAGCGGCGCACAGCAGCGGATTGAATTGTAG
- the yghU gene encoding glutathione-dependent disulfide-bond oxidoreductase: MSDPTYTPPKVWKPTESGGQFANINRPTAGARFEKDLPSGEHDFQLYSLATPNGVKATIMFEELLDAGHSDAEYDAWLINIGEGDQFSSGFTAINPNGKIPALLDRSGDAPVRIFESGAILLHLAEKFNAFLPKDGNRAEVLSWLFWQIGSAPFIGGGFGHFYNYAPEKYEYPINRYAMETKRLFDVADRRLGEAQYLGGGDYTVADIAAFPWLAPFVTGEIYGEASTFLSIHEYENVARWVNEILTRPAVQRGRIVNRTWGDEGKQLRERHSAADFEGKV; encoded by the coding sequence ATGTCCGATCCAACCTACACGCCGCCCAAGGTCTGGAAACCTACGGAAAGCGGCGGACAGTTCGCCAATATCAACCGCCCCACGGCGGGCGCGCGGTTCGAGAAAGACCTCCCCAGCGGCGAGCACGACTTCCAGCTCTATTCGCTCGCCACGCCCAATGGCGTGAAAGCCACCATCATGTTCGAGGAATTGCTCGACGCCGGGCACTCGGACGCCGAATACGATGCCTGGCTCATCAATATCGGCGAAGGGGACCAGTTCTCCAGCGGCTTCACTGCCATAAACCCGAACGGCAAGATCCCGGCCTTGCTCGACCGTAGTGGCGATGCGCCCGTCCGCATCTTCGAAAGCGGCGCGATCCTGCTGCACCTGGCCGAAAAGTTCAATGCCTTCCTGCCGAAAGATGGCAACCGCGCCGAAGTGTTGAGCTGGCTGTTCTGGCAGATCGGCAGCGCGCCATTCATCGGCGGCGGCTTCGGGCATTTCTACAATTACGCGCCGGAGAAATACGAATATCCCATCAACCGCTACGCCATGGAAACGAAGCGGTTATTCGATGTGGCCGACAGGCGGCTGGGCGAAGCGCAATATCTGGGCGGCGGCGATTACACCGTGGCCGATATCGCGGCCTTTCCGTGGCTCGCCCCGTTCGTGACCGGCGAGATCTACGGCGAAGCGAGCACATTTCTCTCGATCCACGAATACGAGAACGTCGCGCGCTGGGTGAACGAGATCCTCACCCGGCCTGCCGTGCAGCGCGGGCGCATCGTCAACCGGACGTGGGGCGACGAGGGCAAGCAGCTGCGCGAACGCCATTCCGCCGCCGATTTCGAAGGCAAAGTGTAG
- a CDS encoding branched-chain amino acid aminotransferase: protein MADAPAFDIEKIPHPAPVPGATRDQAIADPGFGTVFTDHMVSIDYDEGKGWHSATLGPRQPIALDPAASVLHYAQEIFEGMKAYRLEDGSMALFRPEQNARRFNRSAARLAMPSLPEEMFLASVKAAVEADRDWFPAVNGGALYIRPFMFANEHFLGVRPAKKYKFLVILSPVGNYFKSGVPAVSIWVSSDYTRAAPGGTGDAKCGGNYAASLVPQAEAIAKGHDQVVFLDAVERKWIEELGGMNLFFVFDDGSIITPPLGGTILPGITRDSLLTLAREEGLTVREEKYSIDQWRDDAGSGRLVETMACGTAAVVTPVGRVASRDGEFTIGSGGPGQLTTKLREKLVGIQRGTVEDTHGWVTRI, encoded by the coding sequence ATGGCCGACGCGCCCGCCTTCGATATCGAAAAAATCCCGCACCCCGCGCCTGTCCCGGGCGCCACGCGAGACCAGGCCATCGCCGATCCGGGCTTCGGCACGGTCTTCACCGATCACATGGTTTCCATCGATTACGATGAAGGAAAAGGCTGGCATTCGGCAACGCTCGGCCCGCGACAGCCCATCGCGCTCGATCCCGCTGCATCGGTGCTGCACTATGCGCAAGAGATCTTCGAGGGGATGAAAGCCTACAGGCTCGAAGACGGCTCGATGGCGCTGTTCCGCCCAGAGCAGAACGCGCGCCGCTTCAACCGCTCCGCCGCGCGGCTTGCCATGCCGAGCCTGCCCGAAGAGATGTTTCTCGCCAGCGTGAAAGCGGCGGTAGAGGCGGACCGCGACTGGTTCCCCGCCGTCAATGGCGGCGCGCTGTATATCCGGCCCTTCATGTTTGCGAACGAGCATTTTCTCGGCGTGCGTCCGGCGAAGAAGTACAAGTTCCTCGTCATTCTCTCGCCGGTCGGGAATTACTTCAAATCGGGCGTTCCCGCGGTCAGCATCTGGGTCAGCTCGGATTACACCCGCGCGGCGCCGGGCGGCACGGGCGATGCCAAATGCGGCGGCAATTACGCCGCCAGCCTCGTGCCGCAGGCCGAAGCGATCGCCAAGGGCCACGACCAGGTCGTGTTCCTCGACGCGGTGGAGCGCAAATGGATCGAGGAATTGGGCGGCATGAACCTGTTCTTCGTGTTCGACGACGGCTCCATCATCACACCGCCGCTGGGCGGCACGATCCTGCCCGGCATCACCCGCGACAGCCTGCTGACGCTGGCGCGCGAGGAAGGCCTCACCGTGCGCGAGGAGAAATACTCCATCGACCAGTGGCGCGATGACGCGGGTTCGGGCCGACTTGTCGAAACCATGGCTTGCGGCACCGCCGCCGTGGTCACGCCGGTAGGCCGCGTCGCCAGCCGCGATGGTGAGTTCACCATCGGCAGCGGCGGCCCGGGCCAGCTCACCACCAAGCTGCGCGAAAAGCTCGTCGGCATCCAGCGCGGCACGGTGGAAGACACCCACGGCTGGGTGACGCGGATTTAA
- a CDS encoding Hsp70 family protein, which yields MLIGIDLGTTNSAVAIWREGEAQLIENALGKVLTPSAVSVDESGQSWVGAAALDRLATHPAQTATSFKRFIGTERSTALGAKRSSWKAEDLSAMVLRALADDIEARFGERPTEAVITVPAYFNDKQRKATRRAGELAGLDVRRLINEPTAAALAFGLQDRGDREPFLVFDLGGGTFDVSIVEMFDGIVEVRASAGDNRLGGDDFNAALVKLARPKLGDDANDALEALPSDRRNALLELAAEKTRRALSESGEVEFSVMVNGKAFTAPITAEEFETACDPLIKRLREPVVRAMRDCGIASDELSDIVLVGGATRMPVVKKAITRMFGRFPNANIHPDHAVALGAAVQAGLLSKGEGLEEIRISDVAPFTMGIAAADRDRTGRIHDGLFSPIIQRNTPVPVSREHSYSTMHAGQRHVDLKVYQGEARLVKDNVLLGELSIPMPKGPEGMEVRVRFTYDSSGLLEVDAFVPESGLTKNLVIADEEDRRDSKEFAKRRKELEKLKVHPREDQENIALMARAERMYESHSGMMRDHIGQLILQFESVIEAQDQRAIAEAREQFSAALDQLDGASPL from the coding sequence ATGCTTATCGGTATCGATCTCGGCACGACGAACAGTGCCGTGGCAATCTGGCGCGAGGGTGAAGCGCAGCTTATCGAAAACGCGCTGGGCAAGGTGCTGACGCCATCTGCCGTTAGCGTGGACGAAAGCGGCCAAAGCTGGGTCGGCGCGGCCGCGCTGGACCGGCTGGCTACACATCCGGCGCAAACCGCCACCAGCTTCAAGCGGTTTATCGGTACGGAGCGCAGCACGGCGCTGGGGGCGAAACGCTCCAGCTGGAAGGCGGAAGACCTCTCCGCCATGGTGCTGCGGGCGCTGGCAGACGATATCGAGGCGCGCTTCGGTGAGCGTCCGACCGAAGCGGTCATCACCGTGCCAGCCTATTTCAACGACAAGCAGCGCAAGGCCACGCGCCGCGCGGGCGAGCTGGCGGGGCTGGATGTGCGCCGCCTCATCAACGAACCCACCGCTGCCGCGCTGGCGTTTGGCCTGCAGGATCGCGGCGACCGCGAGCCGTTCCTGGTGTTCGACCTGGGCGGCGGCACCTTCGATGTCTCCATCGTGGAGATGTTCGACGGCATCGTGGAGGTGCGCGCCAGTGCGGGCGACAACCGGCTGGGCGGTGACGATTTCAACGCTGCGCTGGTCAAGCTCGCCCGGCCCAAGCTGGGCGACGATGCCAATGACGCGCTCGAGGCCCTGCCGAGCGATCGCCGCAATGCGCTGCTGGAACTGGCTGCCGAGAAAACGCGGCGCGCGCTGTCCGAAAGCGGCGAGGTCGAATTCAGCGTGATGGTGAACGGCAAAGCGTTCACCGCGCCGATCACCGCCGAGGAATTCGAGACCGCCTGCGACCCGCTCATCAAGCGGCTGCGCGAACCTGTGGTGCGCGCCATGCGCGATTGCGGCATTGCCTCGGACGAGCTGAGCGACATCGTGCTGGTGGGCGGGGCCACGCGCATGCCGGTGGTGAAGAAAGCCATCACCCGCATGTTCGGCCGCTTCCCCAACGCCAATATCCATCCCGATCATGCCGTGGCACTGGGCGCGGCGGTGCAGGCCGGCCTGCTGTCGAAGGGCGAGGGGCTGGAGGAAATCCGCATTTCCGATGTCGCCCCTTTCACCATGGGCATCGCCGCTGCCGACCGGGACCGCACGGGCCGTATCCATGACGGGCTGTTCTCGCCAATCATTCAGCGCAACACGCCCGTGCCGGTCAGCCGCGAGCATTCCTATTCCACCATGCATGCCGGCCAGCGCCATGTGGACCTGAAAGTCTATCAGGGCGAAGCGCGGCTGGTGAAGGACAATGTCCTGCTGGGCGAGCTTTCCATTCCTATGCCGAAGGGGCCGGAAGGCATGGAAGTGCGCGTACGATTCACTTACGATTCCAGCGGCCTGCTGGAAGTGGACGCTTTCGTGCCCGAGAGCGGGCTGACCAAGAACCTCGTCATCGCCGATGAAGAGGACCGCCGCGACAGCAAGGAGTTCGCCAAGCGCCGCAAGGAGCTGGAGAAGCTCAAGGTCCACCCGCGAGAAGATCAGGAGAATATCGCCCTGATGGCGAGGGCGGAGCGCATGTATGAAAGCCATAGCGGCATGATGCGCGATCATATCGGGCAGCTGATCCTGCAATTCGAAAGCGTGATCGAGGCGCAGGACCAGCGCGCTATCGCCGAAGCGCGCGAGCAGTTTTCCGCCGCGCTGGACCAGCTGGACGGCGCCAGCCCGCTATGA